In Rutidosis leptorrhynchoides isolate AG116_Rl617_1_P2 chromosome 2, CSIRO_AGI_Rlap_v1, whole genome shotgun sequence, one genomic interval encodes:
- the LOC139893522 gene encoding ras-related protein Rab2BV-like yields the protein MAYRVDHGYDYLFKIVLIGDSGVGKSNILSRFTRNEFCLESKSTIGVEFATRTLQVEGKTIKAQIWDTAGQERYRAITSAYYRGAVGALLIYDITKAQSFENVQRWLRELRDHADSNIVIMLAGNKADLSHNRAVKESDGQRLAEQEGLVFLETSALEAFNVEKAFQMILVDIYKIVSKKALAAQEATSSSTSIPSHTTTIKVSDYDNKSSRRCCSN from the exons ATGGCATATAGGGTTGACCATGGGTATGATTATTTATTTAAGATAGTTTTAATTGGTGATTCTGGTGTTGGAAAATCTAACATTCTTTCGAGGTTTACGCGTAATGAATTCTGTTTGGAGTCTAAATCCACTATTGGTGTCGAATTCGCTACAAGAACTCTTCAG GTTGAAGGTAAAACCATAAAAGCACAAATATGGGACACAGCTGGTCAAGAAAGGTACCGAGCCATCACAAGTGCTTATTACAGAGGAGCTGTTGGCGCCCTCTTGATTTATGACATAACAAAGGCCCAATCATTTGAAAATGTGCAAAGGTGGCTAAGGGAACTCAGGGACCATGCAGACTCCAACATTGTCATCATGTTGGCTGGAAACAAGGCTGATTTGAGCCATAATCGAGCTGTTAAAGAAAGTGATGGACAAAGGTTAGCTGAACAAGAAGGACTCGTGTTTCTAGAAACTTCTGCACTCGAAGCATTCAACGTTGAAAAAGCTTTTCAGATGATTTTGGTGGATATTTATAAGATTGTAAGCAAGAAAGCATTGGCTGCTCAAGAAGCAACATCATCTTCTACTTCTATTCCTAGTCATACTACTACTATAAAAGTTAGTGATTATGATAATAAGTCTTCAAGGAGATGTTGTTCTAACTAG